Below is a genomic region from Thunnus thynnus chromosome 22, fThuThy2.1, whole genome shotgun sequence.
ACCTGCAGCGTCAACTTGAacagcacattttaaatgtgattaaataaatgtgaatatttcttgaTTTTACAGTGTAGCTCACCAGTTTcataagtcttttttttttctttctatcacttcaaaataaaaacgcACATCATACCAGAACTCACACTTTTGGCATAATCACcctctttattttgtttctttgtgtctccGTCTCAGATGCAGCTTTTTCTCGTATTGTTCCATCCAGACTGCAACTCTTTGAATATGAGTATGTCTCCTTTAGCTGTGAGAGTTTTAATGGCTCAGATGGATGGAAAGTATTGAGAACTGTTAAAGGAGGATTTACCACATGTACTGCCAAGTGGAGGGTGTATTCAGGGTCATTCTGTGCCATTAGAAATGCCAGTCAGTCAGATAGCAGAGAATACTGGTGTCAGAGTGGAGGGGGAGAAAGAAGCAACACCATTATAATCACTGTCACTGGTATGTTTAAGTCACTATAAAAAGTAAATACCAAAATCTATCAGattatcttaaaaaaataactgatatAACTTTTGTTGTTCAGCTGGTTCTGTGATCCTGGAGAGTCCTGCTCTGCCTGTGATGGAAGGAGATGATGCAACTCTGCACTGCAGGAACAAGACAACCTCAAACTTCATTGCTGATTTCTTTAAAGATGGAAACCTAATCAGGTTTCTGAAGGAAACATGACCATCCACAGTGTTTCTAAATCTAATGAAGGACTATACAAATGTAATATCTCTGGAGCTGGAGAATCACCAGAGAGCTGGCTGACTGTCAAAGGTGAGACACacatatttattgtgtttttttaagccTATCTCTTGATAAAATTATGAATTTGTGGCTCTCAATACTGCCTTGTCctccaaatgaaatgaaatgaaattaaattgtcCCACCTTGTCCCTCACTTGTCAGTTATGGCAATGAGCTACCTGTATTTGACCCTTATGCCTTGCAAGGGACCTAAAAGGGCCTTTAACGTTTTATTTTTTCGATCATTTTGGCTGTGATTGTGCTGTAGCCATGATTTTTGGCAAAGGTGTGTATTTTTTATCCAATTTTGGAAATTCAACCACAGATCCTATATTAAGTCTATAATACACTGTGTAGAAACAATACTAACTTTCAGCATGTTACGGCCCTTTTAGGTCCCATGGCCACAATAGCATAAAACCATGCATTCTATTTTATATGGCTTTCaaactgaagccctggcttcaaagctgcagtttttactattttccagCTGATTGAGCAATTTGTTCCTGTTTGTCCTGAGGAACAAATACATACTATTAGCATTGCTCTCCACTAGGGGCTATTCCAGGGGCATTTCATGCATTATCAAGTTTTTTAAAGGACATTGCAGCAAATTTAttcacatgaaaatgttttgtttgtattgataTGGATGTCCAAGGGCGGTTATGTGTGTGTTCGCAGaaactagtgtgtgtgtatatacctAAAAAGCTGCTCCACTCAtatacacttgcacacacatgcatgtgcacgTGCAGGCCTTCTGACtcaataaaatataagataTTATACCTGATACAGATGCCTACATGagttacagtaaagtatatGCTAttgactggagcatttacaatacagttatagcaacttcctctgtcatggtgaaatatcagatctcaacagtgtgagaaGTTTCTgaagggtgagacatgtctgtcttgctcacacctgtgtcatcaaagtCATACAAGTTTTGGGCCTGTtaacttgaatttcaattagtaaattgaaaactcttttCACTTCATTGAAAACTTGTTTGCgtgtaaaacaaatttatttcctaattttcatcaagtctatttttagaaaagtaaagactttcaacccacatgacctggtcaaagtttgattgacatgtgtactgtcaggtgtgtagagacaataagtaactgcagctggacacagaaaaatactcatatatttgaatggagagtgtgagcgaaccgaGGTtctcgggccctaataaaggaaaaactgcagtacagagctacaaattttagttttgatggtatttttctacagcactttatcactaaactgtcaccctcactacattttttcccttcccctcatcatcatcatccccaCTACTAAgttatacatataaaatataattattgtaaaacaaatgataataacacaaaacttcatacaaagtttgtatataatgtactgtgtgtatataggcctttctgctgtatcctacgaaaatgagctgcattcaacccccacaccagtggcggctggtgaaaATTAGagttaataaaaaatgtactttcacCCTGTGTGAGtgttatattgtgtgtgtatagatgCTTTAATTGGAGATAAAAAAGTGTTTGCTGTCACCATGAACTACAGTGGAAATTTGTTTCCAGCACATGCaacaaaaaatcacatttaaatcaGGAGACACAAGTGAATGGAGAAAAGATCATGTTTATTATACAAATAGAAATGATAGTCATAAAGTCTTTGGCGCTTGGACTCCATGAGGACATCATCCCTGAGCAGCCACAAGATACATTCccccatggagtccagacaaTAGTGGCGATGGTGGCTGATGACTTCAGATGAGACTGATAGCTGATGAAGTAATGGGACTGATGATGCACTTAACAGCTGCATGCTAGActaatgcagagagagagagacttatttaaaaaaaaacagcaaccaGATGATAGGCTAACAATGAAAGTGTGTCGCTGTGCTATTGAATAGAAGTGATCAGCTGGTGAGAACTGAAACTCAGACCACGCCCCCAGGCATTGACAGCTTGCAAATAGAGAGAGCATGCATGAGAGATGAGTATGACATAGCAGTATGAGCAATAGAACTACAGCTGGCATacaaaagatagtcttcctgactgaacctTCGCTAAGCtccataaaaacatattaaattcCTGTAGTAAAAActgataataaatataaaatactacTCTCAAATATAGCATTTACATACATACTCATACAAGAAATGTCAAAGAGGTGAGTGATGTAGCACCCCCGGGTGTTTCTGTGGTTAAGTTGTGGAGATTGCACTAGAGAGGCTTAATCTATCATTTTATTAACAGtcagtgtttcctgtgtgtgatTATTACTTTGTGTTGTGCTGCAGTCTGGATGTGCATGACtatttgattttaatgcagCATCATACTTTTAACATAATAcatgttacatttttcaaacataTGCAAATCAAAACACACCTTCACATCATATGATGCAGCTGctgtaaatattatataacaGCATGTAAGTTTAAAATCATGAATTGTCTCTGTATGTTTCTTCAGTAAAACATGAGCAATAACATTCCTCTGAAGGAAAACAGAAGTGTTTATGAGAAAGATGACAGTTATATAGTTTTACTGCAGGGGGCAGAGTAGGGGTTATGATACATGCTGGTAACTCAATGATGactgacttgtgtgtgtgtgtgtgtgtgtgtgtgtgtgtgtgtgtgtgtgtgtgtgtgtgtgtgtgtgtgtgtgtgtgtgtgtgtgtgtgtgagtgtgtgtgagagagagagagagagagagacagagagagagagagctaagCAATGTTCGACTATCGGTAACAAAAGACTGCAgtcatgttattatttatttatttatcttaaactggTCCCGTATATGCTTTTCTCATCTCCTTTTGTCTGAAACTGAAGGTTTCGGAatgtaacatttaataaattgtAACTGATACACTTACATCTCTGCAGTGAGCATATTTCTGAGAGTCCATTTTCAGAAGAACTAAAAAAAATGGACCAAATAACGTAAGTGTGTGCCTGCTAAGTTTTAACATCTTTGCTCAGCTTCATTAAAAATTAGACAAACTTTCAGGTTTGCTACTTTACCTCTGATGAGTGGAGCTTGTTGCAAAACCTTTACAGATTTACAGACACTATGacaaaatgatgtaatttaTGTTAAAATAGAATTATAACATTAGCTATCATTTACTAAGCAGTTcaattgcagttttttttatttcttttcggTTAAATGACCTGTGACTTTATTGCTgaatccaaataaataaacaacatagaACAACATCTGGACTAATGAATGTATATAAACTTTGCTGCATTTAACTATATTTCCTATCCAATATACAAAATTTACAATTCTTTGtttcaaattcagtttaaaCTTCTTGAAATTGCACGTGTCTGTGGCCATTTCATTCAATTTTAATGGACATTTATTGCTTTGttacagaaaaaacagaatacAAATGTAAAAGGTTGTAGATGTAGGATGATAGTGGATAGTAGAGTACATGTTTGTCTTGTTTGCAATTTGTAATGAAAGTAAAAtttcaaaaagtaaaaacttcaaaaattGACAAATACAAGTTCATAAATTGTCATTTCTTCTGTCAGTACAGCAAAGCTTCAggtttttctcctcttctgcttctgtaagacagaaaatacaatatCTGTTGTAAAATATTCTAAACTCAGAATAACTTACTCAGCTCTTCCCTGAGCTTTTGCTCATAAGCCAGGCCTTCTTCAGTGAATGGAACATGCTCAGGCTTCATCACATGACACAAGTACACAATTTAGGCCATGTGAAGACATCTGAGCAAGTCTCATTCGCTGCAGAAGACCATGAAAtatgctttaaaaatgtaagtaaatgaACTTTGAGTTTTGAATATTTTACCACAGCTTGTGTTTCCAAGGTTAAGTGTGAATCTCCAAGCTTGAGGACAAAGACTATGTTGCATGTTCACTAGTGTAACTTGTTTAAGGGGAAATATCGAGCCTGGACCTTTGTACTGAGTCTTTAGTTCCCTGATGAACTTTTGATGGACACCACTTGCATTCACAGCTGGAGGAGCATATGAAGGTGTAACATGGAAAGTTTGAGATCCCCTCTAAAGAGTAATcagtaaaataaagacaaagttgCGGCTGGAGTCCAGAAATACCTTCAGTCTTTCCTGGATGGGTGAATAAAGAATCTTCCGCTCTGTGAAACGTGGATCTTTAGGGTTCTGGGTCACTGTGGAGCTGGATAATCCTGATTCTGCTTTGGAAAcatttgtgttgtttcatttgtgttggAAAAGAACATGATAAGACACATTATCCGAACTAAATCATGATTGCCACAGTAATCTTTTATGATTCAACCATCTTGACCTTTCTTCTAGACAAATATCTTCAtgtcaaaatctttttttctctatttatttGTTCTATCCAGCACTTTCATGTTATTAGATGTACTAAAAGTTTGAAGCCTTTTGGGAATTCTGGCAGAGTcagtaacatttgtttttctaacCTTTTCTAAGCAAATATCATGTGTCAGCATCTGTTTCATTGTACTCATACAATCTTGTTTTGGCTTTTATCAAGgtataatttgtgtttttctcttgacAATCTTGGGCTGGTTTCACTCTAGAGATTTAACACATGCAAGCTGAGATAATTTCTTCTCTTAACTTATCAAAAGAAGCACCAAACTTGCAACCATGTGCATGTGAGAAGAACACAGGACTCTTACATTTCTCTGCTATTTGCAAGGTGCGAACATTGAATACAAATGTGTCATCTATGTGTAAGCAGAGCTCGCAAAACACTTTTGTGAGACGGGTCTTGAACAGCATCACCTCATTAACACATTGACCAAAATACAGGTAGAAACGCTGTGCACAGTTAGTTAAGTGTGACTTGTCTTGTGCTGTCACACAACAGTGTGAGACTAAACTGTTAGTatggaaatatgaaatatgaatgtaTGTTGCAAATCAATATGGCAAAACAAATTCTTTAAAAGTTGCCCTGACAGAGTTAATGCTCTCAGAGTCCTTATTTAGTACAATATGTCCTtggtttttaaatgtcttttacaATACGAAAaatattttggattaactgtaaatgATCATTACTGTCATAACTGACAGTTAGAGTCACTTTAGCGTCAAATAACCCACAATGGAAGTGTATATGTGGACCTTTGTAGTCGCATATGGGACGTATCAAATGAAGACATAATGTTGAAATGTCTGTAGTTGtgctaaaataaatgaatttggggattttaaagattttgaaaagacaaaacaaaacatacggACCAGCTTGGAGAGCTTGTGGAGTCTTATCTAACTTCAAGGCAGAGTAAACAGGTTGAAGTGATGATTCATCTTCATCTAAAGGAGAGAAACATCAGTGAGACAAACTCACAGATCATCTTAAAGTAGCACATTATAAATATTTCTGCTGGCAGGATGAGGGGGCCTTTCTACCTTTTTGTGTCTGTGGTTTTCTTCTGTGGTTTGTGTCCCGGCTCAGACTATCAGCAGCACCTGCAGTGTCTGAAGCTAAACAACACGTATGAGACACTGAGGTGTTGCAAAAATAATTCACACATCAGCACGTCTCAACCTTTACTGGTAGCAACATCTCAACTGTCACTTGCAATATGAGGAATAGTGAAACTAAACAACtcttctcattaaaacaaactttctgtttttactcGATTTAAGATGCTGAAAGTAGAACGTGTCTCTGaaaatgaagaatataaatgtgcatataaAATTCCTCAAATCCTCCAGAATATAAACGCACATCAAgttaatgtaaaatttaaatagaAAGTCAAGTAAACCTTTGTCTTGTCTCTGTTTAATGGTCACGACTGCATACGTTACACCGCTTGGATCATCTGCAGTGTCGTCTCCAAAGactgaaacataaaagaaaatgtttgtaaaaaaaaatgtaaactacatttaaattattatacACTGAAGTAGAAGTTTGGCAGCTTGAAAGGTTTAATTATAGATAAATATAGAGTACTAACATCCTCAAAAACaagtttaataataaaaattctaTTTACTGTAgcttaaaaaagaaattaaaaacttttcaaaaaaattgtatatatttctgtttaGTCTAAAAACTGTATAAatcaaaatagttttgtttGGGTACTAATGGAGCAATCTGGAGTGAATCTACAGTGACAATAATTACCATCCTCACCTATTTGATTGTGCTCACTTGAGCCTGATGATGTCTTTGAGGAAAAGCAGAACACCGCTGGAagatagaaaaggaaaaataacgacaaaaggaaattaaagtctgttatttcaaaaaaacaattgtTGTCAACAAGTGTTGTCTTTTCTACGCGCTGCACAAATGAGTACAATTATGTCAACtgtatacaaaaataaataaataaataaataaataaacacaaatgtacattaaaacaaaaaaagtacatttttcattAGTTGATGCATTTTACCATCCTCAGGTTATTGTACGGCTAAATATTATTGAATTTtccaaaatatagaaaaactgtACTACATagagaaagacaaacatgatATTTTCAAAGTTTGTAGGTTAATGAATTGTACACTATTATATGAAATACATGTTTAACCCtcatagtattttttttttttttaatctgatggCTTGTGGCTCTTTTGGGGGAAATTCTTTGGTATACTGGCAATTATGCTTTTTACAGCAGCGTTAAGGCAAAGgaagtttatttgtattgttcagttcaaagtgctttacatagagcattaAAGGCATCGAGAcacaatataaaagcaacacaggGCAAtgtgaaaagacatttaaatataatttaaaagtgttaaatttggaaataaaaaagaagctcaaatagaataagacagattaACAGGAAGATAAAAGTtccagtgcagtgtaagatattaaccctcaaatttggtttaataaaaggcaaacagaaaagtcttcagctgtgttagtcgagtctactgaagataaatgcatggacaagtttttccaaatcctgctgagacataagtcctttaattcttgatatattcctCAGGTAATAGTAGGCTGACtatgtaattgtcttaatgtggctgtttaaattcaggtctgagtccatgactacaccaaaaTTTCTGGCctggtttgtagtttttaacattatcgattgaagctgagtgctgacttttagcACGATAGTGTTAGCCAACATTACTGATCAGATATTACAACATAACGTTAAGAGATGGAGAGGACAGATGGATTACTGTGAGAAGTACTtgccaaaaataaagaaaatataagaaaagTTGGTTTACTTCAGGACAGTTTTGATGAAGGACTTTGATGCTCTTTTGTATTAATGCGTACACTATTGGATAAAAGTGAAATGCAAAGTTTGACAGAGTGCCATGTGCTTCTCATCAAGCTTTCCTTTATTTTGGTAGTaattaacacacaatatatttgGGAGAGTACTTACCTGTACTTCTGCGTCTCCCAATACAAAGAAATCccaccaccagcagcaccaggGACACCGTTACAATGATAATAGCAACCCACAGGGGGAGGGGGTTGGGGATGGAGGAGCGATGGAGGACAGTATGGTTCCCTTCATGAGGTGTTTGAGAGGTGACAGAAACACTCTTTGCTGTAATATACATAACACTGTGTATGTATGGATTACAtaaaattttttatttaaacaattaaacatatttacGTATGTAAGCGAGCTGGAAATATGAAGAATATTCTGCAGGAAAGTGGCACTAAAAGGTCACTTTTATTTACCTATGAGGTCATAATTTAGGCAGGACAGATGTTAAATATTTAGAAATTATTTAACCAGCTAAAAGTAATAATTTCTACAACACGGGTAGACACATTCCCTTTTTCAAACAAACTTTTATACAAACGTTCTATCAAGTGTTCTCATACATAGGGTTTTCATATCATGTATAATCTGCAAGAATTCTGGCCATACAACCagaaaaatgtcatattttagtTTTGTAACACTCTTGTGTCTCACCTCTGACAGCCAACCAGCTCTCTGGTGATGTTCCGACATCAGAGGTGCACTTGTAGAGTCCTTCATCAGACATGGAAACACTGTTAATGGTCATCTCTCCTGCTGCAGCGCTCTTCATGAGGACACCATCTTTGTAGAAATCAGCTCGGAGGTTGGTGGAGTTTGTCTTGTTTCTGCAGCGCAGAGTCACATCgtctccctccatcacaggaAGGACGGGACTCTCCAGGATCACAGAACCAGCTGAACAACATATTGAAAAAATACTAGAAATATGTTATATGTACAATTTTGCACTAAAACAGTAGAAAATTGGGAAAAATTCAGACAGTATTGGAATAAATGGTATCCATAATTTTATTCATATCGCACCATGTGTGAGATTTAGacagacacaataaaaaaatagcaGTAGGCAGAGGTTTCCACATTTCTGTACcataattcatttgtaatttttacTATAATTGAAGAAATGATTTTAGATTTCACCACAGACAGACTTTTAAACATAGAAAGGTTCTGGTTTGACCCTGACTCTGCATGAATGATCATAAAATGTTAACTTATGAAGTTGAGCCATCTACTCTCTTAATAAGGAGCGTACAGGCAACATGGGACATAGACGATGTCTAATTGttcaatgttttattcttccCTTATACAGATTCCATGATtctgtaaaaacatacatttaataaaatctaCCAAATTTACAATAAACCTGATCATCTTGAACATGTTGATCTGAgaacaaattattttataatttatatagTGTATTATAGTTTCATACTGGACATACTGGGTGAGAAACAGATAATTACCAGTTCAAATGGATATATAGTGGTTTTAGAAACAcaataaacatactgtaccagtgacagtgatgttgacactgttgcttctctctcctccatcagTCTCACACCAGTATTCTCCGCTGTCTGTTGGATAGGCTCTATCAAGGGTGCAGAAGGACCCTGTTGGCGTCCTCTTAATATCACATACTAGTGTAAATTCCTCATTATTCCTGATTCCTCTCAACTGAGTTGAGTTATCAAACCCAACACAGTCAAGAGAAACTGAGTCGTATTCAAAGTGCTGCAGTCTGTCTGGAGTGATACGAAGAAAAGCTGCATCTGAAACCGAGaggtaattattttttaaaaagtgtccaATGAAACATCCAGAACTGGATCAAAACAAATGATTGTAGGTGCGTCCACCTTATGACAGAAACAGTTTGAATTGAGTCTCTTTGCAAGATACATTCAAGTTTTCACCAGCAACatgaacattaattaattaatgattgaACCCTtcataaaatatacaacattaAACAAAATTGTAGGAACCTAAATTACATCATAGATTCAAAAGGTTCACGTCAACCTTCTACCTTGATTCTTTAGATGAAAGAATGATGCAAAAAAAGTATCTTTAGGATTTTGTATTTGTTACTCACCACTTTCCTGAACTTGCTGAATGATTTCAAGCATCACTGGATAAATAAAGGAACAGAGTTGTACATCAGACATCAGATATTTTGATGTAAATGACTATGAAAAACTTATAAAAAGAGAGGAAACCATGACAGGTGAGTACTCACACAGTCTGAAGCAGAGAGCTGTGACCTCCATGCTgtcttgttgctgctgtctgaGCATCAGACTGAATGCAACTTTATTATAATGTAAGTTAGAACTTCCTCTTCCTGTGGTTTGACAGTCTTTGAGTTATAGACTCTCAGTCAAGAGGGGTCGACCATCCCTGACTTTCTGATTGGTTCAAGTATCCCTAAAGTTAGTGTAACTTTTACCCTACAGACAGTAAAGGTGCTATTTTTTACTTATTCTCTGCAAATCATTGCTGCAAGAAACCTAGAAAGTAATCTGGTCAGTACTCTCCGATGTTAAATGTGACAATGCTCAGTAAATTCAAATCCTTTAATTAGGTAAAAGTAACAGTAtttcaaataaagtaaaactcctgcattcaaaatgtaacTTAAACCTGTGTTATGCATAGGATATGTTTTGAAAAGACATTCAGGGTTTATCACTAAACTCTCTCACCTCACTGTATGTCCTGGAATAATGATCTCACATGTATTAAGGGAACTGTGTTGTCAACTTGTAGCCACAAGATGTCACTGTAGAGTGTGAGTCTGTCAAATCGAAGAATAAACAAGGGAAACAAGAGTTTCATCTTCCatgtttaaaaacacagaggtgAGAGGAGTGAGTGAATCAAGTGAAATGAAAAGGTTATTCACTGCATTCaacaaaataatggaaaaataaataaacgaACAGAAAATACACTTCTTGGGTTTCTTGTTTATCAGATAATCCACTGACGGGTTCACaattgtgtcttaaaacaacagtcaggagcccaaatgaacatgtttttcttactgtaatcattcctcctgttcatactgaccattagaagatcccttcataatgcacttacaacgtaagtgatgggggacaaaatccacagtcctccttctgtgcaaaaatgtatttaaaagtttatctgaagctaatatgaagcttcagcgtccaaatgagtcaaatgaagtcaatatctttcaacgttacagtctttttagtgccaaagtccttctttttgttactatacttccaccgcagctcaacagggaaacactgtccgaggaaacacaaagagggaatttgatgctaaaaagactgtaaatgtgtcagatatccacttgatatgactaactcagactgctgaagcctcatataagcttcacatcaacttttaaaggTCCAGTATGTAGTATTTAGTAACATCTAAAAGAACAGACTTGGTAAAAATTGAATAGATTGTTTATAAGAATATcttaattagtgtctaatcagctgaaaataataattgttgtgttttcgttaccttagaataagccctttatatGTACATAGGAGCGGGTCCCCCTCCACGgtggccgccatgttgcattgccatgtttctacagtagcgcaGAACGGACAAACCTAACACTGACTCCAGTGAGGGCCTTACatgttttagattcagtgggcAACTACCGGAATGCACCGGttttaaaacaa
It encodes:
- the LOC137174480 gene encoding low affinity immunoglobulin gamma Fc region receptor II-a-like isoform X17; this encodes MLRQQQQDSMEVTALCFRLLMLEIIQQVQESDAAFLRITPDRLQHFEYDSVSLDCVGFDNSTQLRGIRNNEEFTLVCDIKRTPTGSFCTLDRAYPTDSGEYWCETDGGERSNSVNITVTAGSVILESPVLPVMEGDDVTLRCRNKTNSTNLRADFYKDGVLMKSAAAGEMTINSVSMSDEGLYKCTSDVGTSPESWLAVRAKSVSVTSQTPHEGNHTVLHRSSIPNPLPLWVAIIIVTVSLVLLVVGFLCIGRRRSTAVFCFSSKTSSGSSEHNQIASDTAGAADSLSRDTNHRRKPQTQKDEDESSLQPVYSALKLDKTPQALQAAESGLSSSTVTQNPKDPRFTERKILYSPIQERLKKQKRRKT
- the LOC137174480 gene encoding low affinity immunoglobulin gamma Fc region receptor II-a-like isoform X6; amino-acid sequence: MLRQQQQDSMEVTALCFRLLMLEIIQQVQESDAAFLRITPDRLQHFEYDSVSLDCVGFDNSTQLRGIRNNEEFTLVCDIKRTPTGSFCTLDRAYPTDSGEYWCETDGGERSNSVNITVTAGSVILESPVLPVMEGDDVTLRCRNKTNSTNLRADFYKDGVLMKSAAAGEMTINSVSMSDEGLYKCTSDVGTSPESWLAVRAKSVSVTSQTPHEGNHTVLHRSSIPNPLPLWVAIIIVTVSLVLLVVGFLCIGRRRSTAVFCFSSKTSSGSSEHNQIDDTADDPSGVTYAVVTIKQRQDKASDTAGAADSLSRDTNHRRKPQTQKDEDESSLQPVYSALKLDKTPQALQAAESGLSSSTVTQNPKDPRFTERKILYSPIQERLKKQKRRKT
- the LOC137174480 gene encoding low affinity immunoglobulin gamma Fc region receptor II-a-like isoform X5, which translates into the protein MLRQQQQDSMEVTALCFRLLMLEIIQQVQESDAAFLRITPDRLQHFEYDSVSLDCVGFDNSTQLRGIRNNEEFTLVCDIKRTPTGSFCTLDRAYPTDSGEYWCETDGGERSNSVNITVTAGSVILESPVLPVMEGDDVTLRCRNKTNSTNLRADFYKDGVLMKSAAAGEMTINSVSMSDEGLYKCTSDVGTSPESWLAVRAKSVSVTSQTPHEGNHTVLHRSSIPNPLPLWVAIIIVTVSLVLLVVGFLCIGRRRTVFCFSSKTSSGSSEHNQIVFGDDTADDPSGVTYAVVTIKQRQDKASDTAGAADSLSRDTNHRRKPQTQKDEDESSLQPVYSALKLDKTPQALQAAESGLSSSTVTQNPKDPRFTERKILYSPIQERLKKQKRRKT
- the LOC137174480 gene encoding low affinity immunoglobulin gamma Fc region receptor II-a-like isoform X3, producing the protein MLRQQQQDSMEVTALCFRLLMLEIIQQVQESDAAFLRITPDRLQHFEYDSVSLDCVGFDNSTQLRGIRNNEEFTLVCDIKRTPTGSFCTLDRAYPTDSGEYWCETDGGERSNSVNITVTAGSVILESPVLPVMEGDDVTLRCRNKTNSTNLRADFYKDGVLMKSAAAGEMTINSVSMSDEGLYKCTSDVGTSPESWLAVRAKSVSVTSQTPHEGNHTVLHRSSIPNPLPLWVAIIIVTVSLVLLVVGFLCIGRRRSTAVFCFSSKTSSGSSEHNQIVFGDDTADDPSGVTYAVVTIKQRQDKASDTAGAADSLSRDTNHRRKPQTQKDEDESSLQPVYSALKLDKTPQALQAAESGLSSSTVTQNPKDPRFTERKILYSPIQERLKKQKRRKT
- the LOC137174480 gene encoding low affinity immunoglobulin gamma Fc region receptor II-b-like isoform X12; protein product: MLRQQQQDSMEVTALCFRLLMLEIIQQVQESDAAFLRITPDRLQHFEYDSVSLDCVGFDNSTQLRGIRNNEEFTLVCDIKRTPTGSFCTLDRAYPTDSGEYWCETDGGERSNSVNITVTAGSVILESPVLPVMEGDDVTLRCRNKTNSTNLRADFYKDGVLMKSAAAGEMTINSVSMSDEGLYKCTSDVGTSPESWLAVRGNHTVLHRSSIPNPLPLWVAIIIVTVSLVLLVVGFLCIGRRRSTAVFCFSSKTSSGSSEHNQIVFGDDTADDPSGVTYAVVTIKQRQDKASDTAGAADSLSRDTNHRRKPQTQKDEDESSLQPVYSALKLDKTPQALQAAESGLSSSTVTQNPKDPRFTERKILYSPIQERLKKQKRRKT
- the LOC137174480 gene encoding low affinity immunoglobulin gamma Fc region receptor II-a-like isoform X18 codes for the protein MLRQQQQDSMEVTALCFRLLMLEIIQQVQESDAAFLRITPDRLQHFEYDSVSLDCVGFDNSTQLRGIRNNEEFTLVCDIKRTPTGSFCTLDRAYPTDSGEYWCETDGGERSNSVNITVTAGSVILESPVLPVMEGDDVTLRCRNKTNSTNLRADFYKDGVLMKSAAAGEMTINSVSMSDEGLYKCTSDVGTSPESWLAVRAKSVSVTSQTPHEGNHTVLHRSSIPNPLPLWVAIIIVTVSLVLLVVGFLCIGRRRTVFCFSSKTSSGSSEHNQIASDTAGAADSLSRDTNHRRKPQTQKDEDESSLQPVYSALKLDKTPQALQAAESGLSSSTVTQNPKDPRFTERKILYSPIQERLKKQKRRKT
- the LOC137174480 gene encoding low affinity immunoglobulin gamma Fc region receptor II-a-like isoform X7: MLRQQQQDSMEVTALCFRLLMLEIIQQVQESDAAFLRITPDRLQHFEYDSVSLDCVGFDNSTQLRGIRNNEEFTLVCDIKRTPTGSFCTLDRAYPTDSGEYWCETDGGERSNSVNITVTAGSVILESPVLPVMEGDDVTLRCRNKTNSTNLRADFYKDGVLMKSAAAGEMTINSVSMSDEGLYKCTSDVGTSPESWLAVRAKSVSVTSQTPHEGNHTVLHRSSIPNPLPLWVAIIIVTVSLVLLVVGFLCIGRRRTVFCFSSKTSSGSSEHNQIDDTADDPSGVTYAVVTIKQRQDKASDTAGAADSLSRDTNHRRKPQTQKDEDESSLQPVYSALKLDKTPQALQAAESGLSSSTVTQNPKDPRFTERKILYSPIQERLKKQKRRKT